In Tachysurus vachellii isolate PV-2020 chromosome 12, HZAU_Pvac_v1, whole genome shotgun sequence, the following are encoded in one genomic region:
- the pes gene encoding pescadillo — MGGLQKKKYESGSATNYISRNKARKKLSLSLADFRRLCILKGIYPHEPKHKKKVNKGSTAQRTFYLLKDIRFLLHEPVVRKFREYKIFVRKLRKAYGKAEWGSVERLKENKPSYKLDHIVKERYPTFIDALRDLDDALSMAFLFSTFARTGKCHVQTIQLCRRLSVEWMNYIIASRSLRKVFLSIKGIYYQADVLGQTITWLAPYQFSHDHPTDVDYRVMATFTEFYTTLLGFINFRLYQTLNLVYPPKLEREVETDVQAEFEEDYAMDSESYMEKLSALSSSLARVVSTAEEEEAEMDHFPAEGEDMEKMEERVKAEREEDKQKKLFEGLKFFLNREVPRESLAFLLRCFGAQVSWDKSLCIGSTYDVSDETITHHVVDRPSLDKQYINRYYIQPQWVYDCVNAKILLPVEDYFLGVALPPHLSPFVEEKEGDYVPPERQKLLALQRGEKPVTEQDDEEEEEEEEEGEDDDEEDEEEEEEDDEEEAEQEAKLKDMEQKRTQGKALSVKVTPGKLTPDNKQRLEQEEKAEEKRLAIMMMKKKDKYLYDKIMFGKKRKVREANKMVAKRQAFEEASKSDRKKKKAKNQ; from the exons TATGAGAGCGGATCAGCCACCAACTACATCAGCAGGAACAAAGCACGCAAGAAGCTGAGTCTGAGTTTGGCTGATTTCAG ACGTTTGTGCATCTTGAAAGGAATTTACCCGCATGAACCCAAACACAAGAAGAAGGTCAACAAGGGCTCCACGGCTCAGAGGACTTTCTACCTGCTGAAAGACATCCGCTTCCTCTTACACGAGCCCGTCGTCCGCAAGTTCAGAGAGTACAAG ATATTTGTGCGTAAACTGCGGAAAGCGTACGGAAAGGCAGAATGGGGCTCCGTCGAGAggctgaaagaaaacaaaccctCGTACAAACTGGACCACATTGTGAAGGAGAG GTATCCGACGTTCATCGACGCTCTGCGGGACTTAGACGATGCTCTTTCCATGGCCTTCCTCTTCTCTACGTTCGCTCGCACCGGGAAGTGTCACGTGCAAACCATCCAGCTGTGCCGCAGACTCAGCGTGGAGTGGATGAACTACATCATCGCATCACGCTCGCTCAGAAAG GTTTTTCTATCCATCAAGGGCATCTATTACCAGGCAGACGTGCTGGGACAGACCATCACCTGGCTTGCACCATATCAGTTTTCTCATGAT caccCTACAGATGTGGATTACAGAGTCATGGCCACTTTCACAGAGTTCTACACCACACTGCTGGGCTTCATCAACTTTCGCCTCTACCAAACCCTCAACCTCGTTTACCCACCCAAg ctcGAGCGAGAAGTCGAGACAGATGTCCAGGCTGAATTTGAGGAGGACTATGCCATGGATTCCGAGAGCTACATGGAG AAACTGTCCGCGCTGAGCAGCAGTCTGGCTCGCGTCGTCTCCACGGCCGAAGAAGAGGAAGCGGAGATGGATCATTTCCCCGCCGAAGGG GAGGACATGGAGAAGATGGAGGAGAGGGTGAAGGCTGAACGAGAGGAGGACAAACAGAAGAAGCTCTTCGAGGGCCTGAAGTTCTTCCTGAACAGAGAAGTGCCGAGGGAATCTCTGGCGTTCTTGCTGAG gtgtTTTGGTGCACAGGTGTCCTGGGACAAATCTCTGTGTATCGGCAGCACGTATGATGTCAGTGATGAGACAATAACACACCATGTGGTGGACAGACCCAGTCTGGACAAACAGTACATCAACAG GTATTACATTCAGCCTCAGTGGGTGTACGACTGCGTGAACGCCAAGATTCTCCTTCCGGTGGAGGACTACTTCCTGGGCGTCGCACTTCCTCCTCACCTGTCACCCTTTGTCGAGGAGAAGGAGGGCGATTACGTTCCTCCAGAGAGGCAGAAACTGCTCGCTCTCCAGAGAGGAGAGAAACCCG TCACAGAGcaggatgatgaggaggaggaggaggaagaagaagaaggagaggatgacgatgaagaggatgaggaggaagaagaggaggatgacGAAGAGGAGGCTGAACAAGAGGCCAAGCTGAAAGATATGGAACAGAAAAGAACGCAGGGGAAG gCCTTATCGGTGAAGGTGACCCCTGGAAAGCTGACTCCAGACAACAAGCAGAGACTGGAGCAAGAAGAGAAGGCTGAGGAGAAGAGGCTCGCCatcatgatgatgaagaagaaggacAAATACCTTTACGATAAGATCATGTTCGGGAAGAAGAGGAAGGTTCGAGAG gCAAACAAAATGGTGGCCAAGCGACAAGCTTTCGAGGAAGCCAGCAAATcggacagaaagaaaaagaaggcgaAGAATCAGTAG